The genomic segment TAGTCCCACAGGCAGGACACTGTCCTAGATCAAGTGATGGCGTCGGCTCACTTGTCCCCACATATCCTGGTGACTCCCGCCTGTACGGTGATCTCCTATCACTGGTATTGGATAAGCTCTGATCGGATGCATTGTGGTCATCCTCATCGGATGCATTGCGGTCATCCTCAGTGGGTGTCTGCCGATATGCAAACCAGATCAGGAAGAGCGCTAGGATCACCCACCAGAGTGCTT from the Natronococcus sp. AD-5 genome contains:
- a CDS encoding DUF7577 domain-containing protein, with translation MSLIDQKPLSPRTLLSSMEEALWWVILALFLIWFAYRQTPTEDDRNASDEDDHNASDQSLSNTSDRRSPYRRESPGYVGTSEPTPSLDLGQCPACGTNNDPFYRYCRECVTLLR